In Streptomyces sp. NBC_01426, one genomic interval encodes:
- a CDS encoding beta-ketoacyl-ACP synthase III yields MTGSRVVALGHYQPAKVITNEDLAAMVDTNDEWIRSRVGIKTRHMAGPEEPVDELAFQAAGKALANAGLTPDDIDLVLVATSTAIDRSPNMAARVAAKLGMGGGPAVMDINVVCSGFTHTLAAADHAIRAGAATRALVIGADKMTEITDWSDRTTCVLTGDGAGAAVVEACEQPGIGPVLWGSVPEMGHAVRIEGSPPVFAQEGQAVYRWTTSRLPALARKVCEKSGITPEDLAGVVLHQANLRIIEPLAAKIGAVNAVVARDVVDSGNTSAASIPMALSKLVQRGEIPSGAPVLLFGFGGNLSYAGQVIHCP; encoded by the coding sequence ATGACCGGTTCACGCGTGGTGGCGCTAGGGCACTACCAGCCCGCGAAAGTGATCACCAACGAGGACCTCGCGGCCATGGTCGACACCAACGACGAGTGGATCCGATCCCGGGTCGGCATCAAGACGCGCCACATGGCGGGACCCGAGGAGCCGGTCGACGAGCTGGCCTTCCAGGCCGCGGGCAAGGCCCTCGCGAACGCCGGACTCACCCCCGACGACATCGACCTCGTCCTCGTGGCCACGTCCACCGCGATCGACCGTTCCCCCAACATGGCCGCCCGTGTCGCGGCCAAGCTGGGCATGGGCGGCGGCCCCGCCGTCATGGACATCAACGTCGTCTGCTCCGGCTTCACCCACACCCTGGCCGCCGCCGACCACGCGATCCGCGCCGGCGCCGCCACCCGCGCCCTGGTCATCGGCGCCGACAAGATGACCGAGATCACCGACTGGAGCGACCGCACCACCTGCGTGCTGACCGGCGACGGCGCCGGCGCGGCCGTGGTCGAGGCCTGCGAACAGCCCGGCATCGGCCCCGTGCTGTGGGGCTCGGTACCCGAGATGGGCCACGCCGTGCGGATCGAGGGCTCGCCCCCCGTCTTCGCGCAGGAGGGCCAGGCCGTCTACCGCTGGACCACCAGCCGGCTGCCCGCGCTCGCCCGCAAGGTCTGCGAGAAGAGCGGGATCACCCCCGAGGACCTGGCCGGCGTCGTTCTGCACCAGGCCAACCTGCGGATCATCGAACCGCTCGCCGCGAAGATCGGAGCCGTCAACGCCGTCGTCGCCCGCGACGTCGTCGACTCCGGCAACACCTCCGCCGCCAGCATCCCGATGGCCCTGTCCAAGCTGGTCCAGCGCGGCGAGATCCCCTCCGGCGCCCCGGTCCTGCTCTTCGGCTTCGGCGGCAACCTCTCGTACGCGGGACAGGTCATCCACTGCCCGTAG
- the fdhD gene encoding formate dehydrogenase accessory sulfurtransferase FdhD, which translates to MGRVTERRRVVRIRGGVAGARPDTLVAEEPLEIRLNGKPLAITMRTPGDDFALAVGFLVSEGVLARTSDVQAVTYCEGATSDGSNTYNVVNVQLATGVPVPDITLERNVYTTSSCGLCGKASLDAVRTATRFPGIEADPVRVSADLLSLLPDRLRAAQKVFDRTGGLHAAGLFSAEGELLDLREDVGRHNAVDKIVGRALQAGRLPLTGSVLLVSGRASFELAQKAVMAGIPVLAAVSAPSSLAVDLAVETGLTLVGFLRGPDMNIYAGEQRVSL; encoded by the coding sequence ATGGGACGGGTCACCGAACGCCGTCGCGTCGTCCGGATCCGCGGCGGCGTGGCGGGGGCCCGCCCGGACACGCTGGTGGCCGAGGAGCCGCTGGAGATCCGGCTGAACGGCAAACCGCTGGCCATCACGATGCGCACGCCGGGCGACGATTTCGCGCTGGCGGTGGGCTTCCTGGTGAGCGAGGGCGTGCTGGCGCGCACCTCGGACGTCCAGGCCGTCACCTACTGCGAAGGGGCGACCTCGGACGGTTCGAACACGTACAACGTGGTGAACGTGCAGCTCGCGACCGGGGTGCCGGTGCCGGACATCACGCTGGAGCGGAACGTCTACACGACGTCCTCCTGCGGTCTGTGCGGGAAGGCGAGCCTGGACGCGGTGCGTACGGCGACCCGGTTCCCGGGGATCGAGGCCGACCCGGTGCGGGTGAGCGCGGACCTGCTGTCCCTGCTGCCGGACCGGCTGCGCGCGGCCCAGAAGGTCTTCGACCGCACGGGAGGGCTCCACGCGGCGGGCCTGTTCTCGGCGGAGGGCGAGCTGCTGGACCTGCGGGAGGACGTGGGGCGGCACAACGCCGTGGACAAGATCGTCGGTCGGGCGTTGCAGGCCGGTCGGTTGCCGCTGACCGGCTCGGTGCTGCTGGTGTCGGGGCGGGCCTCGTTCGAGCTGGCGCAGAAGGCGGTGATGGCGGGGATACCGGTCCTCGCGGCGGTCTCGGCGCCGTCCTCGCTGGCGGTGGACCTCGCGGTGGAGACGGGGCTGACCCTGGTGGGCTTCCTGCGCGGGCCGGACATGAACATCTACGCGGGCGAACAGCGCGTGAGCCTGTAG
- a CDS encoding (2Fe-2S) ferredoxin domain-containing protein has translation MTWIRPLAAHAERPCTLVVCRGCCCGDPRKNPGSDHAGQLARLREAAAASGGRLAVRTSDCLGPCAQANVIVVQPTSEARRKGARAAWFGWALDDTATDEIIAWAEAGGPGATPIPATLDLHRIDPPEPKPAPTRRGRRGR, from the coding sequence GTGACCTGGATACGCCCGCTCGCCGCCCACGCCGAACGCCCCTGCACCCTGGTGGTCTGCCGGGGCTGCTGCTGCGGGGACCCCCGCAAGAACCCCGGCTCCGACCACGCGGGCCAACTGGCCCGGCTGCGCGAGGCCGCCGCCGCCTCCGGGGGCCGGCTCGCCGTCCGTACCAGCGACTGCCTCGGCCCCTGCGCCCAGGCCAACGTCATCGTGGTCCAGCCCACGAGCGAGGCCCGCCGCAAGGGCGCCCGCGCCGCCTGGTTCGGCTGGGCCCTGGACGACACCGCGACCGACGAGATCATCGCGTGGGCCGAGGCCGGCGGCCCCGGCGCGACCCCGATCCCGGCGACGCTCGACCTGCACCGCATCGACCCCCCGGAACCGAAGCCGGCCCCGACCCGACGCGGCCGCCGGGGACGTTGA
- a CDS encoding bile acid:sodium symporter family protein, whose protein sequence is MRRPHLPSWVPLDPYVLALLGTVGLAALLPARGQAAGVAQGATTAAVALLFFLYGARLSTREAFDGLRHWRLHLTVLACTFVLFPLLGLAARALVPSVLTPPLHSGLLFLCLVPSTIQSSIAFTSLARGNVPAAICAGSFSSLAGIFLTPLLAAALLGNSAGGFSLDSLRKIALQLLLPFVLGQLMRPRLGGFLLRNKKVLGRVDRGSILLVVYTAFSAGMVAGIWHQVSALRLGALMAVEAVLLAVMLLVTWYGAKRLGFGREDRIAIQFAGSKKSLAAGLPMAGVLFGAHASLAVLPLMLFHQMQLMVCAVLARRRARDLDPELPAERVAEVSRQARHPAPRAR, encoded by the coding sequence ATGCGACGCCCCCACCTCCCCTCCTGGGTGCCCCTGGACCCGTACGTCCTGGCCCTGCTGGGCACCGTCGGCCTCGCCGCCCTGCTGCCCGCCCGCGGGCAGGCCGCCGGCGTCGCGCAGGGCGCCACCACCGCAGCCGTGGCCCTGCTCTTCTTCCTCTACGGGGCCCGGCTCTCCACCCGCGAGGCCTTCGACGGGCTGCGCCACTGGCGGCTCCACCTGACCGTGCTCGCCTGCACCTTCGTGCTCTTCCCGCTGCTCGGCCTGGCCGCCCGCGCGCTCGTCCCGAGCGTCCTGACGCCCCCGCTCCACAGCGGCCTGCTCTTCCTCTGCCTGGTTCCCTCCACCATCCAGTCCTCCATCGCCTTCACCTCGCTCGCCCGCGGCAACGTGCCCGCCGCGATCTGCGCCGGATCCTTCTCCAGCCTCGCCGGCATCTTCCTGACCCCCCTGCTCGCCGCCGCACTGCTGGGCAACAGCGCGGGCGGCTTCTCCCTCGACTCCCTGCGGAAGATCGCCCTGCAACTCCTGCTGCCCTTCGTCCTCGGACAACTGATGCGGCCCCGGCTCGGCGGTTTCCTCCTGCGCAACAAGAAGGTGCTGGGTCGCGTGGACCGGGGCTCGATCCTGCTCGTCGTCTACACGGCGTTCAGCGCGGGCATGGTCGCCGGCATCTGGCACCAGGTCAGCGCCCTGCGGCTGGGCGCCCTGATGGCGGTGGAGGCCGTGCTCCTCGCGGTGATGCTCCTGGTCACCTGGTACGGGGCGAAGCGCCTCGGATTCGGCCGGGAGGACCGGATCGCCATCCAGTTCGCCGGATCGAAGAAGAGCCTCGCCGCCGGACTCCCCATGGCCGGCGTGCTGTTCGGCGCCCACGCGAGCCTCGCCGTGCTCCCGCTCATGCTGTTCCACCAGATGCAGTTGATGGTCTGCGCGGTACTGGCCCGCCGGCGCGCCCGTGACCTCGACCCCGAACTCCCCGCCGAGCGTGTGGCGGAGGTCTCCCGGCAGGCCCGACACCCCGCGCCGCGGGCCCGGTAA
- a CDS encoding LysR substrate-binding domain-containing protein, with the protein MYDPVQLRTFLTVAQTLSFTQAAGRLGVRQSTVSQHVRRLEDATGRPLFARDTHSVELTEDGEALLGFARTILEAHERAAAFFTGTRLRGRLRFGASEDFVLTRLPEVLEGFRHEHPEVDLELSVELSGTLHERLDAGRLDLVLAKRRGRGDERGRLVWRDRMVWIGAEGLRVDPERPVPLIVFPPPGITRARALEVLERDGRAWRIACTSGSLSGLIAAARAGLGVMAHTRGLIPPGLVRVGGLPELGPVEFALLQGHRSTPAAEALAAAILSGGDRLSRPA; encoded by the coding sequence ATGTACGACCCGGTCCAGTTGCGCACGTTCCTCACGGTGGCCCAGACGCTCAGCTTCACGCAGGCCGCGGGCCGGCTCGGCGTACGGCAGTCCACGGTCAGCCAGCACGTGCGGCGGCTGGAGGACGCCACCGGCCGGCCGCTCTTCGCCCGGGACACGCACAGCGTGGAGCTGACGGAGGACGGTGAGGCGCTGCTGGGCTTCGCCCGCACGATCCTGGAGGCGCACGAGCGGGCGGCCGCCTTCTTCACCGGGACCCGGCTGCGGGGTCGGCTGCGGTTCGGGGCGTCGGAGGACTTCGTGCTGACCCGGCTGCCGGAGGTGCTGGAGGGGTTCCGGCACGAGCACCCCGAGGTCGACCTGGAACTCTCGGTCGAGCTGTCGGGCACTTTGCACGAGCGACTGGACGCGGGGCGCCTCGACCTCGTGCTGGCCAAGCGGCGCGGCCGGGGGGACGAGCGGGGTCGGCTGGTGTGGCGGGACCGGATGGTGTGGATCGGGGCGGAGGGACTGCGGGTGGATCCCGAGCGTCCTGTCCCGTTGATCGTCTTCCCGCCTCCGGGGATCACCCGGGCGCGGGCCCTGGAGGTCCTGGAGCGGGACGGTCGGGCCTGGCGGATCGCTTGTACGAGCGGCAGCCTGAGCGGACTGATCGCGGCGGCCCGGGCGGGGCTCGGCGTGATGGCGCACACCCGCGGGCTGATCCCGCCGGGTCTGGTCCGGGTGGGCGGCCTGCCGGAACTGGGGCCGGTGGAGTTCGCGTTGCTCCAGGGGCACCGGTCGACGCCGGCCGCGGAGGCGCTGGCGGCCGCGATCCTCTCGGGCGGCGACCGACTGAGCCGGCCGGCCTGA